The Candidatus Thermoplasmatota archaeon genomic sequence GCCGATGCCCTGCGCGTACGGGATCACGGCCGTGTTGACGCCGATCACGCGCCCCTGCGTGTCGAGAAGCGGCCCGCCCGAGTTGCCCGGATTGATGGCGGCGTCCGTCTGGATGAGGTCCTCCATCGTTCCCTGCGGTCCCTCGAGGCTGCGATGCAGCGCCGACACGACGCCCGCGGTCACCGTGGGCCCGGACAGGAGGAGGCCGTAGGGGCTGCCGATGGCGACGGCGATCTGCCCAACGCGCAACGCGTCCGAGTCGGCAAGCGTAAGCGAGGCGGGCTCGCCGTCGGGCAGGCGCAGGAGCGCAAGGTCGCTCTCGCGGTCGCCGAAGGCGTAGGCCGCCTTGGCGCGCCGCCCGTCGGAGAGGACGACGCGGGCGCTCTTGGCGCCGTCGATCACGTGGTGGTTCGTGACGACAAGCCCGCGGCCGATGCACACGCCGCTTCCCACGCCCGCCACGGGGAACGGGCGGCGGCGGGCGTCGCGGGCGACCTGGACCGTGGCGATGGAAACCACAGCGGGCGTGGCCTTCTCGACGACACCCGTGATGGCCGATTCGAGCGCGGTGAGCATGCCATCACCCAATGGGGCGTGCGGGGGCTTCGTGACTGGCCGCGCGGCCAGCCGGTCGCGCGACGCGGGCGGGCGTCGGGCGGCAGGCTCAAGGCCCGGCGCTGGAATCGTCGCGCGATGGCGCGCCTGCCCTTGCCGATCGCCGATCTTCTCCGCATGCTCGGCTGGTGGCGGGAGGCGGGGCTTCCCATCGAGGCCGTCCGCGCGCTTCCCGACTTCACGCGGGAGGAGCTCGCGGCCATGGCGCGCCTGCCGGTTCGCGACCTCTTCCTCGCGGCAGCCTTCCTGCACCTGGCGCCCCGATGGGAATCCGGCGAGCTTCGGGAGTTCGCGAACCGCACCGGATTGGCGACGCTTGCGGGCGATTCCTTCGACGTGGACGACCTCGCTTCGCGCGTGGCGGCGCGACTCGGGTGGCGCGCCGACGCGGCACGGGCGGCCGTCGCGTCGTGGGCCGACGCGCTCGCGGAGATGGGCGCGTTGTCGCGGCACGGCGGGCGCTACGCCGCGACGGGCCGGTCGCCGCCGGCGCTTGGCGCGCGCGAGCGCGCGTTCTTCGAGCGCGAGTTCGCCGGTGAGGCCGCGTTCTATCGAGCGTGCCTCGAGGCGCTGCCCGAGGCGCTCGCGGGCCGTCCGCGCATCGACTTCTCGCCCGCCTACGAAGGCTTGTGGGCGGGCGTCCTCGGGGGGCCCTCGGCCCGATTCGTTCGCGAGCTTTCGCTTCGGTTCGTCGCCTGGAACGGGAAGCGCGTTCTGGACGTGGGCGCCGGGCGCGGCGACGGGACCGAGCAGATCCTGCGCACGCACCCGGACGCCTC encodes the following:
- a CDS encoding trypsin-like peptidase domain-containing protein, which gives rise to MLTALESAITGVVEKATPAVVSIATVQVARDARRRPFPVAGVGSGVCIGRGLVVTNHHVIDGAKSARVVLSDGRRAKAAYAFGDRESDLALLRLPDGEPASLTLADSDALRVGQIAVAIGSPYGLLLSGPTVTAGVVSALHRSLEGPQGTMEDLIQTDAAINPGNSGGPLLDTQGRVIGVNTAVIPYAQGIGFAIPANSVRRVVEELVANGRVVRPWMGLRAATPQEGEGAVVVSVEPGSPAEEAMLSEGEVVREMDGEPVENAPALVARIRSRRPGDVVRLRVEGRRGARTVTARLAEKS
- a CDS encoding class I SAM-dependent methyltransferase; translation: MARLPLPIADLLRMLGWWREAGLPIEAVRALPDFTREELAAMARLPVRDLFLAAAFLHLAPRWESGELREFANRTGLATLAGDSFDVDDLASRVAARLGWRADAARAAVASWADALAEMGALSRHGGRYAATGRSPPALGARERAFFEREFAGEAAFYRACLEALPEALAGRPRIDFSPAYEGLWAGVLGGPSARFVRELSLRFVAWNGKRVLDVGAGRGDGTEQILRTHPDASVVALDVTTAHRDVIEARVAALEKETGRGYDLAIAPPDAWALGPYRGFGAPLPFDDGSFDGVLVALTDPFVPPEVAPFAYRDLARVLRPGGEVLLASAPRPERPRRFAQRDEVAAHLLFHELCERAVRGFHGLRAHDELLELCSKAGFAPERHFEGMVWVLRKPP